From the Amia ocellicauda isolate fAmiCal2 chromosome 21, fAmiCal2.hap1, whole genome shotgun sequence genome, one window contains:
- the hectd1 gene encoding E3 ubiquitin-protein ligase HECTD1 isoform X6: MADVDPDTLLEWLQMGQGDERDMQLIALEQLCMLLLMSDNVDRCFETCPPRTFLPALCKIFLDESAPDNVLEVTARAITYYLDVSAECTRRIVGVDGAIKALCSRLVVVELNNRTSRDLAEQCVKVLELICTRESGAVFEAGGLNCVLSFIRDSGHLVHKDTLHSAMAVVSRLCGKMEPQDSSLETCVESLSSLLKHEDHQVSDGALRCFASLADRFTRRGVDPAPLAKHGLTEELLSRMAAAGGTASGPSSTCKPGRTSTGATATAADSKVSNQVSTIVSLLSTLCRGSPLVTHDLLRSELPDSIESALQGDERCILDTMRLVDLLLVLLFEGRKALPKSNAGSTGRIPGLRRLDSSGERSHRQLIDCIRSKDTDALIDAIDTGAFEVNFMDDVGQTLLNWASAFGTQEMVEFLCERGADVNRGQRSSSLHYAACFGRPQVAKTLLRHGANPDLRDEDGKTPLDKARERGHSEVVAILQSPGDWMCPVNKGDDKKKKDVSKEEEESSEPKGDPEMAPIYLKRLLPVFAHTFQHTMLPSIRKASLALIRKMVHYCSEALLKEVCDSDAGHSLPTVLVEITATVLDQEDDDDGHLLALQIIRDLVDKGGDVFLDQLARLGVINKVSTLAGPTSDDENEEESKPEKWLLPFPQEDEPQEDAKEIQQGKPYHWRDWSIIRGRDCLYIWSDAAALELSNGSNGWFRFILDGKLATMYSSGSPEGGSDSSESRSEFLEKLQRARSQVKPATASQPVLSALGPTKLTVGNWSLTCLKEGEIAIHNSDGQQATILKEDLPGFVFESNRGTKHSFTAETSLGSEFVTGWTGKRGRKLKSKLEKTKQKVKTMARDLYDDHFKAVESMPRGVVVTLRNIATQLESAWELHTNRQCIEGENMWRDLMKTALENLIVVLKDENTISPYEVCSSGLVQALFTILNSVDLDVKHDCRPLMERINVFKTAFSENEGDDSQPAIALIRKLIAVLESIERLPLHLYDTPGSTYNLQILTRRLRFRLERAPGETALIDRTGRMLKMEPLATVESLEQYLLKMVAKQWYDFDRSSFVFVRKLREGQTFTFRHQHDFDENGIVYWIGTNAKTAYEWVNPAAYGLVVVTSSEGRNLPYGRLEDILSRDSSALNCHTNDDKNAWFAIDLGLWVIPSAYTLRHARGYGRSALRNWVFQVSKDGQNWTTLYTHVDDCSLNEPGSTATWPLDPSKDEKQGWRHIRIKQMGKNASGQTHYLSLSGLELYGTVSGVCEDQLGKAVKEAEANLRRQRRLFRSQVMKYIVPGARVVRGIDWKWRDQDGNPPGEGTVTGEAHNGWIDVTWDAGGSNSYRMGAEGKFDLKLAPGYDPESAPSPKPVSSTVSGTAQSWSSLVKNNCPDKASAAGASSSSRKGSSSSVCSVASSSDLSLSSAKLERRSESVLEHGATPGAENHEPIVVLSAADGLPHAEGGSASSASTSTLTADTGSENVDRKPGADATIRPAGESGAISMGIVSVSSPDVSSVSESSSKEAPSQRPLCSAANARLSVSSLLAAGAPMSSSASVPNLSSREASLMESFVRRAPNMSRTNATNNMNLSRSSSDNNTNTLGRNVMSTATSPLMGAQSFPNLTTTGTTSTVTMSTSIVTSSNNVATATTGLSVGQSLSNTLTTSLTSTSSESDTGQEAEFSLYDFLDSCRANTLLAELDDEEDLPEPDDDDDENEDDNQDDQEYEEVLVRSRVNLGFHIHMNREEEEYETKGGRRRTWDDDFVLKRQFSALVPAFDPRPGRTNVQQTTDLEIPPPGTPRSEVLEEVECAPSPHLALILKVAGLGTSREVELPLSNYKSTIFYYVQKLLQLSCNGSVKSDKLRRIWEPTYTIMYRERKDSDKEKESGKMGCWSVEHVEQYLGTDELPKNDLITYLQKSADSTFLRHWKLTGTNKSIRKSRNCSQLIAAYKDFCERGSKSSGLSHGSLSSLQSCDILSSTREPAQAKAGSGQNACGVEDVLQLLRILYIIGGDPHSTRTLQEEADEQLQFSVSHEEFTSKKVTTKILQQIEEPLALASGALPDWCEQLTSKCPFLIPFETRQLYFTCTAFGASRAIVWLQNRREATMERSRPSTAVRRDDPGEFRVGRLKHERVKVPRGDSMMEWAENVMQIHADRKSVLEVEFLGEEGTGLGPTLEFYALVAAEFQKKSLGVWLCDDDFPDDESRQVDLGGGLKPPGYYVQRSCGLFPAPFPQDSDELDRISKLFLFLGVFLAKCIQDNRLVDLPISRPFFKLMCMGDIKSNMSKLLYESRGEGELTFSEIQSEASTEEGHDTYSMGSFDEDSKSEFILDPPKPKPPAWYHGILTWEDFELVNPHRAKFMREVKALAVKRRQILGNKALSEDEKNTRLQDLMLKNPAGSGPPLGVEDLGLNFQFCPSSKVHGFSAVDLKPHGEDEMVTMDNAEEYVELMFDFCMHTGIQKQMEAFRDGFNRVFPMEKLSSFSHEEVQMILCGNQSPSWTAEDIMNYTEPKLGYTRDSPGFLRFVQVLCGMSSDERKAFLQFTTGCSTLPPGGLANLHPRLTIVRKVDATDSSYPSVNTCVHYLKLPEYSSEEIMRDRLLAATMEKGFHLN, translated from the exons GTCTCGGACGGAGCCCTGCGCTGCTTCGCCTCCCTGGCTGACCGCTTCACCCGACGGGGGGTGGACCCGGCGCCCCTGGCCAAGCACGGCCTAACGGAGGAGCTGCTGTCGCGCATGGCGGCGGCGGGGGGCACCGCGTCCGGACCCTCCTCCACCTGCAAGCCCGGCCGCACCTCGACCGGCGCCACGGCCACCGCTGCCGACTCCAAAGTCAGCAACCAGGTGTCCACCATCGTCAGCTTGCTGTCCACACTGTGCCGGGGGTCCCCGCTGGTGACGCAC GACCTGCTGCGGTCTGAGCTGCCCGACTCCATCGAGAGCGCCCTGCAGGGGGACGAGCGCTGCATCCTGGACACCATGCGGCTGGTGGACctgctgctggtgctgctgtTCGAGGGACGCAAGGCCCTGCCGAAGTCCAACGCCGGGTCCACAGGCCGCATCCCGGGCCTGCGGAGGCTGGACAGCTCGGGGGAGCGCTCCCACCGACAGCTCATCGACTGTATCCGGAGCAAAGACACGGACGCGCTGATCGACGCTATCGACACTGGAG CCTTTGAAGTCAATTTCATGGACGATGTCGGACAGACGCTCTTGAACTGGGCCTCGGCATTCGGCACTCAAGAGATG GTGGAATTCTTGTGTGAGAGGGGTGCGGATGTCAACCGAGGTCAGAGGTCGTCTTCACTACATTATGCTGCTTGCTTTGGGAGACCTCAAGTGGCAAAG ACTCTACTGCGCCATGGAGCCAATCCAGACCTGCGAGACGAAGATGGCAAGACGCCGCTGGACAAGGCCCGAGAGAGGGGCCACAGCGAGGTGGTGGCGATCCTGCAGTCCCCAG GTGACTGGATGTGCCCAGTGAACAAAGGGGAcgacaagaagaagaaagatgtcagcaaggaggaggaggagagcagtGAGCCCAAAGGGGATCCGGAAATGGCCCCCATCTATCTGAAGAGGCTGCTGCCCGTCTTCGCGCACACCTTTCAACACACGATGCTGCCTTCGATTAG GAAAGCGAGCCTCGCCCTCATCAGGAAGATGGTCCACTACTGCTCCGAGGCCCTTCTGAAGGAGGTGTGCGACTCGGACGCCGGTCACAGTTTGCCCACGGTGTTGGTGGAGATCACCGCCACTGTCCTGGATCAGGAG GACGACGACGATGGACACCTGCTGGCTCTGCAGATCATCCGGGATCTGGTCGATAAGGGGGGAGATGTCTTCCTGGACCAGCTGGCCAGGCTCGGGGTCATCAACAAGGTGTCCACTCTGGCAGGGCCGACCTCAGACGACGAGAACGAAGAAGAGTCGAAGCCTGAGAAG TGGCTGTTGCCGTTCCCCCAGGAGGACGAGCCCCAGGAAGATGCCAAAGAGATCCAGCAGGGTAAGCCCTACCACTGGAGGGACTGGTCCATCATCCGCGGCCGCGACTGCCTGTACATCTGGAGCGACGCGGCCGCCCTGGAGCTGTCCAACGGCAGCAACGGCTGGTTCCGCTTCATCCTGGACGGCAAGCTGGCCACCATGTACTCCAGCGGCAGCCCTGAGGGGGGATCGGACAGCTCAG AAAGCAGGAGCGAGTTCTTGGAGAAGCTGCAGAGAGCTCGGAGCCAAGTGAAACCGGCCACCGCCAGTCAGCCGGTGCTCTCGGCTCTGGGCCCCACCAAGCTCACTGTGGGGAACTGGTCTCTCACCTGCCTGAAGGAAGGAGAGATTGCCATCCACAACTCGGACGGCCAGCAGGCCACCATCCTGAAGGAGGACCTGCCTGGCTTCGTGTTCGAGTCCAACCGAGGGACCAAGCACTCCTTCACTGCGGAAACCTCCCTCG GTTCGGAGTTCGTGACGGGCTGGACCGGAAAACGAGGACGGAAACTCAAGTCTAAACTGGAAAAGACAAAGCAAAAG GTGAAGACCATGGCCCGAGATCTGTATGATGACCACTTCAAGGCGGTGGAGAGCATGCCCAGGGGGGTGGTGGTCACCTTGAGGAACATTGCCACCCAGCTGGAGTCTGCATGGGAGCTCCACACCAACAGACAG TGTATTGAGGGCGAGAACATGTGGAGAGACCTCATGAAGACGGCCCTGGAGAACCTGATTGTGGTGCTGAAGGACGAGAACACCATCTCCCCGTACGAGGTGTGCAGCAGCGGCCTCGTGCAGGCGCTGTTCACCATCCTCAAC AGCGTGGATCTGGATGTGAAGCACGATTGTAGGCCACTGATGGAGAGGATCAACGTCTTCAAAACGGCGTTCAGTGAGAACGAAGGCGATGACAG tcAACCTGCAATTGCCTTAATTCGCAAGCTCATCGCAGTTCTGGAGTCCATCGAGCGGCTGCCTCTCCACCTGTACGACACGCCAGGGTCTACGTACAACCTCCAG ATTCTGACCCGGCGGCTTCGGTTCCGTCTGGAGCGCGCGCCTGGCGAGACTGCGCTGATCGACCGCACCGGCAGGATGCTCAAGATGGAGCCGCTGGCCACCGTGGAGTCCCTGGAGCAGTACCTCCTCAAAATG GTGGCCAAGCAGTGGTACGACTTCGACCGGTCCTCCTTCGTGTTTGTCAGGAAGCTCCGTGAGGGGCAGACCTTCACCTTCCGGCACCAGCACGACTTCGACGAGAACGGCATCGTCTACTGGATCGGCACAAACGCCAA GACTGCCTATGAGTGGGTGAACCCCGCGGCCTACGGGCTGGTGGTGGTGACGTCCTCGGAGGGGAGGAACCTGCCCTACGGCCGGCTGGAGGACATCCTGAGCCGGGACAGCTCGGCGCTCAACTGCCACACCAACGACGACAAGAACGCCTGGTTTGCCATCGACCTTGGCCTGTGGGTCATCCCCTCGGCCTATACCCTGAGACATGCGCGCGGCTACGGACGGTCCGCCCTGCGGAACTGGGTGTTCCAGGTGTCTAAAGACGGGCAGAACTGGACCACGCTGTACACCCATGTGGACGACTGCAGTCTCAACGAGCCGGG GTCTACAGCCACGTGGCCGCTGGACCCGTCCAAAGACGAGAAGCAGGGCTGGAGGCACATCCGCATCAAGCAGATGGGCAAGAACGCAAGCGGCCAGACGCACTACCTGTCTCTGTCGGGGCTGGAGCTCTACGGCACGGTCAGCGGAGTGTGCGAAGACCAGCTGG GGAAAGCAGTCAAGGAGGCCGAGGCCAACCTGAGGAGGCAGCGGCGCCTGTTCCGCTCCCAGGTGATGAAGTATATCGTCCCCGGTGCCCGAGTGGTCCGGGGCATCGACTGGAAGTGGAGAGACCAGGATGGGAACCCGCCCGGGGAGGGCACGGTGACCGGAGAGGCGCACAACG GCTGGATTGATGTCACCTGGGATGCTGGTGGCTCAAACTCTTACCGTATGGGTGCAGAAGGAAAATTTGACCTCAAGCTTGCGCCAGGGTACGACCCTGAGTCAGCGCCGTCACCCAAACCTGTTTCATCCACTGTTTCAGGCACAGCGCAGTCCTGGAGCAGCCTGGTGAAAAATAACTGTCCGGACAAGGCCTCCGCGGCGGGggccagctcctcctccaggaAAGGCAGCAGCAGCTCGGTGTGTAGCGTGGCCAGCAGCAGTGATCTCAGTCTGAGCTCGGCCAAACTGGAGCGCCGGTCCGAGAGCGTGCTGGAGCACGGCGCCACGCCTGGCGCCGAGAACCACGAGCCCATAGTGGTCCTGTCCGCCGCCGACGGCCTGCCCCACGCCGAGGGCGGCTCCGCTTCCAGCGCCAGCACCAGCACTTTAACCGCCGACACGGGCAGCGAAAACGTGGACAGGAAGCCGGGCGCCGACGCCACAATACGGCCCGCCGGCGAGTCGGGCGCCATTTCCATGGGAATAGTGAGCGTCAGTTCTCCGGACGTCAGTTCTGTCTCGGAGTCGTCCAGCAAGGAAGCCCCGTCCCAGCGGCCGCTCTGCTCAGCGGCCAACGCCCGCCTGTCCGTGAGTTCGCTGCTGGCGGCTGGCGCGCCCATGAGCTCCAGCGCCAGCGTGCCCAACCTGTCGTCGCGGGAGGCCAGCCTGATGGAGTCGTTCGTCAGGAGGGCGCCCAACATGTCGCGCACCAACGCCACCAACAACATGAACCTGAGCCGCAGCAGCAGCGACAACAACACCAACACGCTGGGCCGGAACGTCATGAGCACCGCCA CTTCTCCTCTCATGGGTGCGCAGAGTTTTCCTAACCTCACTACCACTGGCACCACCTCGACCGTTACAATGTCCACCTCCATAGTAACCAGCAGCAATAACGTAGCCACCGCGACCACAGGTCTGTCCGTCGGCCAGTCGCTCAGTAACACTCTGACGACCAGCCTGACCTCCACGTCTAGCGAGAGCGACACGGGTCAGGAGGCCGAGTTCTCTCTCTATG ATTTCCTGGACAGCTGCCGCGCCAACACCCTGCTGGCGGAGCTGGACGACGAGGAGGACCTGCCCGAGCCGGACGACGACGACGATGAGAACGAAGACGACAACCAGGACGACCAGGAGTATGAGGAAGTTTTGGTACGGTCCCGGGTAAACCTTGGTTTCCACATTCATATGAATAGG gaggaggaggagtacgAGACCAAAGGAGGCCGGCGGCGGACCTGGGACGACGACTTCGTCCTGAAGCGCCAGTTTTCTGCTTTGGTGCCGGCTTTCGATCCCAGACCGGGCCGCACCAATGTGCAGCAGACCACTGATCTGGAAATCCCCCCTCCAG GGACGCCCCGCTCGGAGGTGCTGGAGGAGGTGGAGTGTGCCCCCTCTCCCCACCTGGCCCTGATCCTGAAGGTGGCGGGTCTGGGCACCAGCAGAGAGGTGGAGCTGCCCCTGTCCAACTACAAGTCCACCATTTTCTACTACGTGCAGAAGCTCCTGCAGTTGTCCTGCAATGGCAGCGTGAAATCTGACAAACTCCGGCGGATCTGGGAGCCGACGTACAC GATAATGTACAGAGAAAGGAAGGATTccgacaaagaaaaagaaagtggaAAGATG GGTTGCTGGTCTGTTGAGCATGTGGAACAGTACCTTGGCACTGATGAATTACCAAAGAATGACTTGATAACCTACCTGCAGAAGAGTGCAGACTCCACTTTCCTCCGCCACTGGAAATTAACCGGCACTAATAAAAGTATTAGGAAAAGCAGAAATTGTTCTCAGCTCATAGCTGCATACAAG GATTTCTGTGAGCGCGGCTCCAAGTCATCGGGCCTGAGCCATGGCTCGCTGTCCTCCCTGCAGAGCTGCGACATCCTGAGCTCGACCCGGGAGCCGGCGCAGGCCAAGGCGGGCAGCGGGCAGAACGCCTGCGGAGTGGAGGACGTGCTGCAGCTCCTCCGCATCCTGTACATCATCGGGGGAGACCCCCACTCCACCCGGACCCTCCAGGAAG AAGCTGATGAACAACTTCAGTTCAGCGTTTCACACGAGGAGTTTACCAGTAAAAAGGTCACAACCAAAATCCTGCAGCAGATCGAG GAGCCACTGGCGCTGGCGAGTGGAGCTCTGCCAGACTGGTGTGAACAGCTGACCAGCAAGTGTCCTTTCCTCATCCCCTTCGAGACGAGGCAGCTGTACTTCACCTGCACGGCGTTTGGGGCGTCCAG GGCCATAGTGTGGCTCCAGAACCGGCGCGAGGCGACGATGGAGCGGTCCCGGCCCTCCACGGCGGTGCGGAGGGACGACCCGGGCGAGTTCCGCGTGGGTCGCCTGAAGCACGAACGTGTCAAGGTCCCCCGCGGAGACAGCATGATGGAGTGGGCTGAGAACGTCATGCAGATCCATGCGGACAGGAAGTCTGTCCTGGAG GTGGAGTTCCTGGGAGAAGAAGGCACCGGACTGGGCCCGACCCTGGAGTTCTACGCGCTGGTGGCAgccgagtttcagaagaaatcGCTGGGAGTCTGGCTCTGCGACGACGACTTCCCGGACGATGAGTCTCGACAG GTGGACCTGGGTGGTGGGCTGAAGCCCCCGGGCTACTACGTCCAGCGGTCCTGTGGGCTCTTCCCCGCGCCCTTCCCCCAGGACAGCGACGAGCTGGACCGCATCAGCAAGCTGTTCCTGTTCCTGGGCGTCTTCCTGGCCAAGTGCATCCAGGACAACCGTCTGGTGGACCTGCCCATCTCCAGGCCCTTCTTCAAGCTCATGTGCATGGGTGACATCAAGAGCAACATGAGCAAGCTGCTGTACGAGTCGCGTGGCGAGGGCGAGCTCACCTTCTCCGAGATCCAGTCGGAGGCGTCCACCGAGGAAGGCCATGACACCTACTCCATGGGCAGCTTCGACGAGGACTCCAAGTCCGAGTTCATCCTGGACCCGCCCAAGCCCAAACCGCCTGCCTGGTACCACGGCATCCTAACCTGGGAGGACTTCGAGCTGGTCAACCCGCACCGGGCCAAGTTCATGAGGGAGGTCAAGGCGCTGGCGGTGAAGCGGCGCCAGATCCTCGGCAACAAGGCCCTGTCGGAGGACGAGAAGAACACGCGGCTGCAGGACCTGATGCTGAAGAACCCCGCTGGGTCCGGGCCGCCGCTGGGCGTTGAGGATCTGGG GTTGAATTTCCAGTTCTGCCCGTCGTCCAAAGTGCACGGGTTCTCGGCGGTGGACCTGAAGCCCCACGGAGAAGACGAG ATGGTGACGATGGACAATGCGGAGGAGTACGTGGAGCTGATGTTCGACTTCTGTATGCACACCGGGATCCAGAAACAGATGGAGGCCTTCAGAG ACGGCTTCAACCGGGTCTTCCCGATGGAGAAGCTCAGCTCCTTCAGCCACGAGGAGGTGCAGATGATCCTGTGTGGGAACCAGTCGCCCTCCTGGACTGCAGAGGACATCATGAACTACACTGAGCCCAAACTGGGCTACACCCGCGACAG CCCTGGCTTCCTGCGCTTCGTCCAGGTCCTGTGTGGCATGTCTTCGGATGAGCGGAAAGCCTTCCTGCAGTTCACCACGGGATGCTCGACGCTGCCCCCGGGCGGCCTGGCCAACCTGCACCCCCGCCTCACCATCGTCCGCAAG GTGGACGCCACAGACTCCAGCTACCCGTCGGTGAACACGTGTGTGCACTACCTGAAGCTGCCCGAGTATTCCTCAGAGGAGATCATGAGGGACCGGCTGCTGGCCGCCACCATGGAGAAGGGCTTCCACCTGAACTGA